One region of Exiguobacterium acetylicum genomic DNA includes:
- a CDS encoding phosphotransferase family protein, with translation MELDILDALGEGWTLTPAGGITGEAYIASTGQSKLFLKRNSSPFLAILSADGIVPKLLWTKRIYSGDVISAQQFIEGDELEPEMMERPEVARLLGKIHDSKELLFMLQQLDQRPIEPDELLRQCRLYFQPDDLEDPELVEHAMVYLEQNLEQVRTDEQVVCHSDLNHNNWLTGADGQLYLNDWDDAIIADRAYDLGMMLYSYVDEAAWPEWFEHYGHPLTSDLKRRMHWYVVAQAVLSLYWYEDTRHPDVDDSYHFLEQLLEYSND, from the coding sequence ATGGAATTAGATATTTTAGATGCGCTTGGCGAAGGCTGGACCCTTACGCCAGCAGGTGGAATCACAGGAGAAGCGTACATCGCTTCAACCGGACAATCGAAGTTGTTCTTAAAACGAAATTCATCGCCTTTTTTGGCGATTTTATCCGCAGACGGAATCGTTCCGAAGTTATTATGGACGAAACGGATTTATAGTGGGGACGTCATCAGCGCCCAACAGTTCATTGAAGGCGACGAGTTAGAGCCTGAAATGATGGAACGTCCTGAAGTAGCACGTTTGCTTGGGAAAATCCATGATTCGAAGGAATTACTGTTCATGCTACAACAGCTTGACCAGCGCCCGATCGAACCTGATGAGTTATTGCGACAATGTCGTTTGTACTTTCAACCGGATGATTTAGAGGATCCGGAGCTCGTGGAACATGCGATGGTTTACCTCGAACAAAATCTGGAGCAGGTCAGAACGGATGAACAGGTCGTTTGTCATTCAGATTTAAACCACAATAACTGGTTGACGGGAGCAGATGGTCAACTCTATCTGAACGATTGGGATGATGCGATCATTGCTGACCGTGCGTACGATCTTGGAATGATGTTATACAGTTATGTTGACGAAGCGGCTTGGCCAGAATGGTTTGAACATTATGGACATCCTTTAACGAGTGATTTGAAGCGACGCATGCACTGGTATGTCGTAGCGCAAGCGGTATTGTCACTCTACTGGTATGAAGATACGCGTCATCCGGATGTCGACGACAGTTATCATTTTCTTGAACAGCTACTTGAATACTCAAACGACTAA
- the cydS gene encoding cytochrome bd oxidase small subunit CydS, producing the protein MDDFLISWASPIVLVLGITALFVWATFGKVDVE; encoded by the coding sequence GTGGATGATTTCTTGATTAGTTGGGCATCTCCCATCGTTCTCGTCTTGGGAATCACTGCTTTGTTCGTCTGGGCGACTTTCGGAAAAGTCGACGTCGAATAA
- the trmB gene encoding tRNA (guanosine(46)-N7)-methyltransferase TrmB: protein MRLRHKPWAQDYMKEQSSIYIAEPASLRGAWASEFKNDNPIYIEVGSGKGAFITGMAHQHPDINFIAIELFESVAVTIVQKLVETPQSNVRVLTVDAKDLRDYFEKGEVSRVYLNFSDPWPKTRHAKRRLTYKTFLSTYEDILPAKGQIHFKTDNRKLFESSLMTMSAYGMRFDWMSLDLHANEPEDNVRTEYEERFSSMGQPIYRMEATYQN, encoded by the coding sequence GTGCGTTTACGACATAAACCATGGGCGCAGGATTATATGAAGGAACAATCCTCGATCTATATAGCAGAACCAGCATCTCTTAGAGGAGCATGGGCTAGCGAGTTCAAGAATGATAACCCGATCTACATCGAAGTGGGATCAGGCAAAGGAGCCTTCATTACCGGAATGGCGCACCAACACCCGGATATCAACTTCATCGCAATCGAATTATTCGAAAGCGTTGCGGTGACGATCGTTCAAAAATTGGTCGAAACACCACAATCGAACGTTCGCGTCTTGACGGTCGATGCAAAAGATCTACGTGATTACTTTGAAAAAGGCGAAGTGTCCCGCGTATATTTGAACTTCTCTGATCCATGGCCAAAGACACGTCATGCAAAACGTCGCTTGACGTATAAAACATTCCTCTCGACATATGAAGATATTTTACCGGCGAAAGGTCAAATCCACTTCAAGACAGATAATCGGAAGTTGTTCGAATCGAGTTTGATGACGATGTCAGCATACGGCATGCGCTTCGACTGGATGTCACTTGATTTACATGCGAATGAACCGGAAGATAACGTTCGGACAGAGTACGAAGAGCGTTTTTCATCAATGGGTCAACCGATTTATCGGATGGAAGCAACGTACCAAAATTAA
- the budA gene encoding acetolactate decarboxylase gives MAHDKTLVQISTMMALLDGVFESEVTYASVLDQRDFGIGTFDHLDGEMIGFDGQFYQLRSDGSARPLQPETTTPFATLTRFEPEQTLTVTEEMSKATFEHWLNEQLPTINSFYAIRIDGTFTEVQTRTVARQEKPFVPITEAVASQSARTFEHTEGTLAGYYTPRFGHGIAVAGYHLHFIDAARAGGGHVFDYTVKNVTVTFEEKPQLDLRLPTTEAYRSADLESHDIEKEIKIAEG, from the coding sequence ATGGCACACGATAAAACACTCGTCCAGATTTCAACGATGATGGCACTGCTTGACGGCGTATTTGAGAGTGAAGTCACGTATGCTTCCGTCCTTGATCAACGTGATTTCGGTATCGGAACGTTTGACCACTTAGACGGTGAGATGATTGGATTCGATGGTCAATTCTATCAACTCCGCTCAGATGGTAGTGCTCGACCGCTCCAACCTGAGACGACGACACCTTTCGCGACATTAACCCGTTTCGAGCCGGAACAAACCCTGACCGTGACGGAAGAGATGTCAAAAGCGACGTTTGAGCACTGGCTGAACGAACAACTCCCAACGATCAATAGCTTTTATGCTATCCGGATTGACGGAACATTCACGGAGGTTCAGACACGCACCGTCGCACGCCAGGAAAAACCGTTCGTTCCAATCACGGAAGCTGTCGCTTCTCAAAGCGCTCGTACGTTCGAGCACACGGAAGGAACGCTTGCCGGATACTATACACCACGATTCGGTCACGGTATCGCCGTCGCCGGATATCACCTTCATTTCATCGATGCTGCCCGCGCAGGTGGTGGTCACGTCTTTGACTACACAGTTAAGAACGTCACCGTCACATTCGAAGAAAAACCACAACTTGATTTACGTCTACCGACGACAGAGGCTTATCGATCGGCAGATCTCGAAAGTCACGATATTGAAAAAGAGATTAAAATCGCAGAAGGTTAA
- a CDS encoding MFS transporter, whose product MKNRQTYHFQALYFFIFFGQGALIPYLALYFSNDAFGLSASEIGTIVAIGPILSIFLQPVWGIAADRLGKPKRLLLVAMLAAGIFTLSYLLTSAYLLLLLISCVWALFQCAHIPLVDTLAIEYTRKRKVDYGALRLFGSAGFALAVFVLGQITEGGGLNLIFYATGAAWVLGFLVLIGIEETGSVHVSHQQPVPLKQLFSNRRFLLFLAGGSLIFGPIFANNYYFGSYVTIRGETTALVGTLFFVAVLCEIPFMRIATRLLLRFGAIPVLVFVSLLSAARTAMIALELPIVMLWVLSAMQGMIVGLLIPVALDYVRSLVPETMVATAVSTYMATTTGLATALFNLMSGFVLEKSTIYIVFWVYTSSSILGAILYGISGRMKE is encoded by the coding sequence GTGAAAAATCGTCAAACCTATCATTTCCAAGCTTTATATTTCTTTATTTTCTTTGGACAAGGAGCACTCATTCCGTATCTCGCACTCTATTTCTCAAACGACGCGTTCGGACTGTCGGCTTCAGAGATTGGAACGATCGTTGCGATTGGACCGATTCTCTCCATTTTCCTACAACCCGTCTGGGGAATCGCAGCGGATCGACTCGGGAAACCGAAACGACTCTTGCTCGTCGCGATGCTTGCTGCCGGTATTTTTACACTCAGCTACTTACTGACGTCTGCTTATCTACTTTTATTGTTGATTTCTTGTGTCTGGGCGTTGTTCCAGTGTGCGCATATTCCGCTCGTGGATACATTAGCGATCGAGTACACACGAAAGCGTAAAGTGGATTACGGAGCTTTACGTCTTTTCGGCTCAGCAGGGTTCGCTTTAGCTGTTTTTGTTCTTGGGCAAATCACTGAGGGTGGCGGACTAAATCTGATTTTTTACGCAACTGGCGCAGCATGGGTTCTCGGTTTCCTTGTGCTGATTGGTATTGAAGAGACGGGCAGCGTCCATGTTTCACATCAGCAACCCGTACCGTTAAAACAGCTCTTTTCGAATCGACGCTTCCTGTTATTCCTAGCAGGGGGAAGTTTGATTTTCGGACCCATCTTCGCCAATAATTATTACTTTGGCAGCTATGTCACGATTCGTGGCGAGACGACGGCACTCGTCGGAACATTATTCTTTGTCGCCGTTCTGTGCGAAATTCCGTTCATGCGCATCGCGACGCGTCTGTTATTACGATTCGGAGCGATTCCGGTTCTTGTATTCGTCTCCTTGTTGTCGGCTGCGCGGACGGCAATGATTGCTTTAGAACTTCCAATCGTCATGCTGTGGGTATTATCTGCGATGCAAGGAATGATCGTAGGTCTGTTGATCCCTGTCGCCTTAGATTATGTCCGATCGCTCGTTCCAGAGACGATGGTCGCAACAGCCGTCAGTACATATATGGCAACGACGACGGGACTCGCGACAGCGTTGTTTAATCTGATGAGTGGTTTTGTACTCGAGAAGAGTACAATCTATATCGTCTTTTGGGTATATACAAGTAGTAGTATCCTAGGCGCGATTCTGTATGGTATCAGTGGTCGTATGAAGGAGTGA
- the thpR gene encoding RNA 2',3'-cyclic phosphodiesterase, producing the protein MRQERHFFIALPIPSKDLANLAERLSLPEYFRNVYTLEEYHLTLRFFGPLEEKEQQSWKQQLQQIARTMEPFVLRFDRLITFGRDERPRVVGFGTESEELFQLVEQIDPNSTRPFVPHVTIAKKWRAEAAEWETSPIRLVEWTVRELVLFEVRPEVSPRYEPVYRIHLGEEE; encoded by the coding sequence ATGAGACAAGAACGACACTTTTTCATTGCTTTGCCGATCCCTTCTAAAGATTTAGCGAATCTTGCTGAACGGTTATCGCTACCTGAGTACTTTCGTAACGTCTATACATTAGAAGAGTATCATCTAACACTTCGTTTTTTCGGTCCATTGGAGGAAAAAGAACAGCAGTCGTGGAAACAGCAGTTACAGCAGATCGCGCGTACGATGGAACCGTTCGTGCTACGATTCGATCGTTTGATCACGTTCGGTCGGGATGAACGACCACGTGTCGTAGGATTTGGAACGGAATCGGAAGAATTGTTTCAATTAGTGGAACAGATTGATCCGAATTCGACCAGACCATTCGTTCCGCATGTCACGATCGCGAAAAAGTGGCGCGCTGAGGCAGCCGAATGGGAGACGAGTCCGATCCGATTAGTAGAGTGGACTGTTCGTGAACTCGTTCTATTTGAAGTACGACCAGAGGTTTCACCGCGATATGAGCCGGTTTATCGGATTCATCTAGGTGAAGAGGAATGA
- the pulA gene encoding type I pullulanase: MTNQEVAIPVIRAEFLSFQSIRVEVEGNPSIHWSLECDGQSLAIQQVETHREEQLVIYELTVLEPVELECRYEVFGAGRSIRVVPDRLVRTEAFERKYRYEGKLGVWEEEGAFHFAVWSPVAERIMCVVYDQDERLLKKHEMERQEQGAYHLQLEQDIAECWYRYEVTTYLGTQEVVDPYASAISENGRYGVIVDVERTMTKWFPKRVARPLFVKPSDAVIYEANIRDFTIDHSAGSSHPGQYAGMTERGTRSPRGHATGLDYLLDLGITHLQLLPVHFFETTDERTRSPYNWGYDPMLWFGLAGSYASSVEPLVRIREYAEMVERLHEAGIRVTFDVVMNHVFIRERSSLEQLVPGYYFRYEVDGTLSNGTGVGNDTASERFMMRRLIVDCLTYFARVYRIDAFRFDLMGIHDIETMNDVRAALDAIDPTILVYGEGWDLATALPERLKAMSASAAQMPRIAHFNDVFRDALKGSTFSEFDRGFVAGDGWKEGEVRNGIAGSIHIDNQTYGRFPEPTYSINYVEAHDNHTLYDKLKLSCPEADEQQLLRMSRLAQTIALFAQGIPFLHAGQEFLRTKQGVENSYNAPDEINRMDWERRDDHLSLVTYIKTILQIRRMHGGFRLHRANQIRELLHFIDLRPGVIAYELGAVHSYDAWQRTLIVYNTTREIVEVSLDHSRWNVHVQGDEASVDPLLKGVDRIQVLPLSTTIATC; the protein is encoded by the coding sequence ATGACAAATCAAGAAGTAGCGATACCAGTGATCCGGGCGGAGTTCTTATCGTTCCAAAGCATCCGGGTCGAGGTCGAAGGCAATCCGTCAATCCACTGGTCGCTTGAATGTGATGGACAATCACTTGCGATCCAGCAAGTCGAGACACACCGTGAGGAACAACTGGTGATTTATGAATTGACGGTTTTGGAACCGGTCGAGCTAGAATGCCGATATGAGGTATTTGGAGCAGGTCGGTCAATACGCGTTGTTCCCGACCGGTTAGTCCGGACGGAAGCATTCGAGCGCAAGTACCGTTACGAAGGGAAGCTTGGTGTCTGGGAAGAAGAGGGTGCATTTCATTTTGCTGTTTGGTCACCGGTCGCAGAACGGATCATGTGTGTCGTGTACGATCAAGATGAACGATTACTCAAAAAGCACGAAATGGAGCGACAAGAGCAAGGCGCCTATCATCTTCAACTGGAACAAGATATCGCAGAGTGCTGGTATCGGTATGAAGTGACGACATACCTTGGCACACAAGAGGTCGTCGATCCGTACGCTAGTGCGATATCGGAGAATGGTCGATACGGCGTCATCGTTGACGTCGAACGGACGATGACCAAGTGGTTCCCGAAGCGCGTCGCGCGTCCTCTGTTCGTCAAACCGTCAGACGCTGTCATCTACGAAGCGAATATCCGTGATTTCACGATCGATCACTCAGCTGGTTCAAGTCATCCGGGTCAATACGCAGGGATGACGGAACGAGGAACGCGCTCTCCTCGAGGTCATGCGACGGGACTTGATTATCTCCTGGATCTCGGGATCACCCATCTGCAATTGCTACCAGTCCACTTTTTTGAGACGACCGATGAACGAACGCGGTCTCCATATAACTGGGGATACGACCCAATGCTTTGGTTCGGACTAGCTGGGAGTTATGCGAGTTCGGTTGAACCACTCGTTCGCATCAGAGAATACGCGGAAATGGTAGAGCGACTCCATGAAGCAGGCATTCGTGTCACATTCGATGTCGTCATGAATCACGTCTTCATTCGAGAACGCTCCTCTCTCGAACAACTTGTCCCTGGTTATTATTTCCGCTACGAAGTAGACGGAACACTATCGAACGGAACAGGTGTCGGAAATGATACCGCATCCGAGCGATTCATGATGCGCCGCCTGATCGTTGACTGTTTGACGTACTTTGCTCGAGTCTACCGGATTGATGCCTTTCGATTTGATTTGATGGGGATTCATGACATTGAGACGATGAATGATGTTCGCGCGGCGCTCGATGCGATTGATCCAACGATTCTGGTGTATGGAGAAGGATGGGATCTTGCGACAGCGTTACCGGAACGATTAAAGGCGATGAGTGCCTCCGCTGCGCAAATGCCGCGGATCGCCCATTTTAATGATGTGTTCCGTGACGCGTTAAAAGGATCGACGTTCAGTGAGTTCGACCGAGGATTCGTTGCCGGAGATGGATGGAAGGAAGGGGAGGTCCGAAACGGGATTGCGGGAAGTATCCACATCGACAATCAAACGTACGGACGTTTTCCGGAACCTACCTATTCCATCAATTATGTCGAGGCGCATGACAATCATACGTTATACGATAAATTAAAATTATCTTGTCCAGAGGCGGATGAACAGCAATTATTGCGGATGAGTCGTCTAGCTCAGACGATTGCCTTGTTTGCGCAAGGGATTCCGTTTCTTCACGCAGGTCAAGAGTTCTTGCGTACGAAACAAGGTGTTGAAAACAGCTATAACGCACCAGACGAGATCAATCGAATGGACTGGGAGCGGCGGGATGATCATTTGTCCCTTGTCACATACATCAAGACGATTTTGCAGATTCGTAGGATGCATGGCGGATTCCGGTTGCACCGAGCAAATCAGATTCGCGAGTTGCTTCATTTCATCGACTTACGTCCGGGTGTCATTGCTTATGAACTTGGAGCGGTCCACTCGTATGATGCATGGCAACGCACGCTCATCGTTTACAATACGACGCGCGAAATCGTTGAAGTCTCACTTGATCATTCGCGCTGGAATGTGCATGTACAAGGGGATGAGGCTTCGGTCGACCCGCTTCTGAAAGGTGTCGACAGGATTCAGGTCCTTCCGTTGTCAACGACGATCGCAACGTGTTAA
- the alsS gene encoding acetolactate synthase AlsS codes for MNENKNSDSKELVQKKTGADLVVDSLIEQGVDYIFGIPGAKIDSVFNVLQDRGPELIVARHEQNAAFMAQAIGRLTDKPGVVLVTSGPGASNLATGLVTANSEGDPVVAIAGAVTRADRLKRTHQSMDNQALFTPITNFSAEVQDADNIPEVLSNAFRTAETTAGAAFVSIPQDVGLSEANVTAFRAVEAPKLGVAPEAWVDETARLIQEAKLPVLLLGMRASQPDVVHAIRSLLKNVSIPVVQTFQAAGTLSRELESNFYGRVGLFRNQPGDALLAEADLVLSIGYDPIGYDPKFWNQPTHDRTLVHIDQMRAEIDHFYRPDHELVGDMAKTVDAIAERLRPLTLPESSVQFLEGLHQRLVDRDVPPVADSPLTHPLYFMKTLREKIADDVTVTVDVGSHYIWMARHFRSYEPRHLLFSNGMQTLGVALPWAIAATLVRPGKKAVSISGDGGFLFSAMELETAVRLNSPLVHFVWRDSGFDMVAFQQEMKYKRKSGTSFGDVDLVKYAESFGAKGLRVNHPSELAAIMDEALATDGPVIVDVPIDYRDNIALGEQVHLDQLN; via the coding sequence ATGAACGAAAATAAAAACAGTGATTCAAAAGAACTAGTACAGAAGAAAACAGGTGCGGATCTAGTTGTCGATTCACTCATCGAGCAGGGTGTCGATTACATCTTCGGTATTCCCGGCGCCAAAATCGATTCCGTCTTCAATGTGTTACAGGACCGGGGACCTGAACTGATTGTTGCACGGCACGAACAAAATGCTGCATTCATGGCTCAAGCCATCGGACGCTTAACGGACAAACCGGGTGTTGTCCTTGTGACATCTGGTCCTGGGGCATCAAATTTAGCGACTGGTCTTGTGACAGCGAACTCTGAAGGTGACCCTGTTGTCGCAATTGCCGGAGCTGTCACGCGAGCCGATCGTTTAAAACGAACACATCAGTCGATGGACAATCAGGCACTCTTTACACCGATTACGAATTTTAGTGCTGAAGTGCAAGATGCCGACAACATTCCAGAAGTATTATCGAATGCTTTCCGAACAGCTGAAACGACAGCTGGAGCTGCTTTCGTCAGTATCCCGCAAGACGTCGGGCTAAGCGAAGCGAACGTCACGGCGTTCCGTGCAGTTGAAGCACCAAAGCTTGGTGTTGCACCAGAAGCATGGGTCGATGAAACAGCCCGTCTGATTCAAGAGGCAAAACTCCCTGTCTTGTTACTCGGTATGCGTGCGAGTCAACCAGACGTCGTACACGCGATTCGTTCGTTACTCAAAAACGTCTCGATTCCTGTCGTTCAGACATTCCAAGCGGCCGGCACATTATCACGTGAGCTTGAATCGAATTTCTACGGACGTGTTGGATTGTTCCGTAATCAGCCAGGAGATGCGTTACTTGCAGAAGCGGATCTCGTCCTCTCAATCGGATATGACCCAATCGGTTATGACCCGAAATTCTGGAACCAACCAACGCACGACCGGACGCTTGTGCACATCGATCAAATGCGTGCTGAAATCGATCATTTCTATCGTCCAGATCATGAGCTTGTCGGTGATATGGCGAAAACCGTCGATGCGATCGCTGAACGCCTACGACCACTCACATTACCTGAAAGCTCTGTTCAGTTCCTTGAAGGATTGCATCAACGTCTTGTCGATCGTGATGTTCCTCCTGTCGCGGATTCTCCGTTGACGCATCCACTTTATTTCATGAAGACGTTGCGTGAAAAAATTGCGGACGATGTCACCGTCACGGTCGATGTCGGCTCACACTATATTTGGATGGCACGTCACTTCCGTTCGTACGAACCGCGCCACCTCCTCTTTAGTAACGGAATGCAAACGCTCGGCGTCGCACTTCCATGGGCAATCGCAGCTACACTCGTTCGTCCCGGAAAGAAAGCGGTCTCGATTTCAGGCGACGGCGGATTCCTCTTCTCTGCAATGGAACTTGAGACAGCTGTCCGTTTGAACTCACCACTTGTCCACTTCGTCTGGCGCGACAGCGGATTCGATATGGTCGCGTTCCAACAAGAGATGAAGTACAAACGGAAATCCGGTACGTCATTCGGTGACGTCGATCTCGTCAAATATGCGGAAAGCTTTGGAGCAAAAGGACTTCGCGTCAATCATCCTTCGGAACTCGCAGCAATCATGGATGAAGCACTCGCGACAGACGGTCCCGTCATCGTCGATGTACCGATCGATTACCGTGACAACATCGCGCTTGGAGAACAAGTTCATCTCGATCAATTGAACTAA